The sequence GCGCCCGCCGACCTGCTGTTCAACGGCGGAATCGGTACCTACATCAAGGCCGAGAACGAGTCCGACTCCGACGTCGGCGACCGCGCCAACGATCCGGTGCGCGTGAACGGAAATCAGGTGCGCGCCAAGGTCATCGGTGAGGGCGGCAACCTGGGGGTGACACCGCTGGGTCGCATCGAGTTCGACCTCGCCGGCGGCAGAATCAACACCGACGCGCTGGACAACTCCGCCGGTGTGGATTGCTCCGATCACGAAGTGAACATCAAGATCCTGATCGATTCGCTGGTCAACGCCGGAAAGGTCAAGGCGGAGGACCGCGCCGAGCTGCTGCTGTCGATGACCGACGAAGTCGGCGCGATGGTGCTCGAGGACAACAAAGATCAGAACGATCTGATGGGCACCAGCCGGACCAACGCGGCAAGCCTGCTGTCGGTGCACGCCCGCATGATCAAGGACTTCGTCGCCGACCGCGGCCTGAACAGGGAACTGGAGGCGCTGCCGTCGGAGAAGGAGATCCACCGACGCACCGAAGCCGGTCTCGGCCTGACGTCGCCGGAGCTCGCGACGTTGATGGCGCACGTCAAACTGGCGCTGAAAGACGATGTGCTGGCCAGCGATCTGCCCGATCAGGAGGCGTTCGCCTCGCGGCTGCCCTGGTACTTCCCGGAGAAGCTGCGCGAGAAGTTCAGCGACGAGATCCGGGCGCATCAGCTCCGTCGCGAAATGGTGACGACCATGCTCGTCAACGACGTCGTCGACGTCAGCGGCATCACCTACGTGTTCCGGATCACCGAAGACGTCGGGGTCGGAACCGTCGATGCCGTCCGCAGCTACGCCGCTGCCAACGCCATCTTCGGAATCAGCAAGCGGTGGCGGTCGATCCGCGCGCTCGGAGACGACGGGGTGTCGGTTGCGGTCACCGACCGGATGACATTGGATCTGCGCAGGCTCGTGGACCGGGCCGGGCGGTGGTTGCTGAACTACCGCCCCCAGCCGTTGGCGGTCGGCGCAGAGATCAACCGGTTCGCGGCGAAGGTCGAGGCGCTGACACCGCGGATGTCGGAATGGCTGCGCGGTGACGACAAGGCCATCGTCAACAAGAACGCCGGCGAGCTGACATCGGAAGGCGTGCCGGAGGACATGGCGTATCTTGCCGCCGCGGGGCTGTACCAGTTCAGCCTGCTCGACGTCATCGACATCGCCGACATCGTCGACCGGGAGCCGGTCGAGGTGGCCGACACCTACTTCGCGCTGATGGACCGCCTCGGCACCGACGGTCTGCTGACCGCGGTGTCGCGACTGCCGCGCGATGACCGCTGGCATTCGTTGGCTCGGTTGGCGATTCGCGATGATGTCTACGGGTCGTTGCGCGCATTGTGTTTCGATGTGCTGGCGGGCGGCGAACCCGACGAGAGCGGCGAGGAGAAGATCGCGGAGTGGGAGATGACGAACAGTTCCCGGGTTGCCCGCGCACGCCGCACCCTGGCCGAGATCTATGAAAGCAATCAGCACGACCTTGCGACGCTGTCGGTGGCGGCACGTCAAATCCGCAGCATGATACGAACGAGTGGAACGGGGACCTCTGGGTGAATGGTTTTGTGGCGCCGGTGCATGTCCGGTGGTCGGACATCGACATGTATCAACACATCAACCACGCCACCATGGTGACCATCCTGGAAGAGGCCCGGATTCCGTTCCTGCGCGAACCGTTCGGCCCCGAGATCGAAACCATCGGGCTGCTGATCGCCGAAGTGAACATCGCCTACAAGGCTCAGCTTCGGCTGGCGGATTCGCCGCTTCAGGTGACGATGTGGTCGAAGCGGGTGCGCGCCGTGGACTTCACCATCGGGTACGAGGTGAGATCGGTCAACGCCCCCGCGGACTCCAAGCCCGCGGTGATCGCCGACACCCAACTGGCCGCGGTGCACATCAACGAACAGCGATTACAACGTCTTTCGCCGGCCCAGCGGGAGTACCTGCGGCGTTGGTCCCGATGACCCCGGCCGAACGCGGTATCTGGCTCGACGACCCGACACATCGCAACGACCTCGCCGCCTTCACCGAACGCCTCCTGCGACTCGACCACGCCGCGATCATCCGGTTTCGGCAGCGCACGGATCAGCACATCATGGCATGGGCCGCAACAGGATTCGACGTCCTGGCCGGCCGCGTGGTCGGTGGGCGGATCAAACCGGTCGATCTGGCTGTCGGGGCCGACGCCCTGGCTGCGGGCCTCGTCGCGATGACACCGGACGGTCACATCGAGCCCGGCTTCGCGATGGACTCCGCATGGCGCGGGGCGCTACCGCCGGAGACCGGATTCGTGCACCTCGACGATGTGCCGGCCCGCGTCGTGCTGGAGTTGGCCGAGCGTGGCGGCGCACTGGCCAAACAACACTCCAGCGCCCACGGACCGCCTGTGTCGCTGCTGGACCAGGACGTCATGGCGGTCAGCTCGGGCGACCAAACCGTGGACATACCGATGCGCTGCGTATTCGCGCTGACCGCAATGGGTTTCGTGCCGCAACCGATTGGAGGCGACGAGGTCGTGCGGGTTCGGGTGCATCCGACGTGGCTGCGCATCGACGCGCGGTTCGGTTCGGTGTACCGGCGCCGTGGCGCCCCGGAGGTGGTGCTGTCTTGACGCGGGAGAGGGATCTAGACCAGCCAGGCGGCGGCGTCGGGCGGTAGGTCGCCGTCGACCAACGGGGCGCTGGCGAGCAACAACTCGCCGTCGGGAAGCGGTATCGCCACGCGGCTCGCGTTGAGCACGCATTTCAGGCCGCCGTCGCGACGGAACGCCAGACAATCGTCGGGAGAGGCAAGCCACTGCACCGATCGGCCGCCGAACTGCGGACGGCTGCGCCGCATGTCGATGGCGCGACGGTAGAACGACAGCGTGGAATCCGGGTCGTCGCGCTGCTTTTCGGCCGTCAGCGCCGCCCACTCGGGTGGAATCGGCAGCCACGTCTGCGGATTGGCGGAGAACCCGAACGGGGGAGCGTCGCCTTCCCACGGCATCGGCACCCGGCATGCGTCGCGTCCGCGCAGGGTGCGCCCCGACCGCTCCCAGATCGGGTCGCGTAGCGCCTCGTCGGGCAAATCGACGTTGGGCAGGCCGAGTTCTTCGCCGTTATAGACGAACACCGCGCCCGGCAGCGCCAGCATCACCAGCGTCATCGCCAGCGCCCGGGACAGCCCCAGGTGTCCGCCGCCGTAGCGGGTCGGGGTGCGGTCGACGTCGTGATTCGACAGCGTCCAGGTGGCTGTCGCGTCAACCAGATCCGCGGCCGCCATGGAGTTCTCGATGGCTTCCCGAATGCCGCCCGCGTCGAAGCGGGTGCGCAGCAGCCGGAAGTTGAAACCCAGGTGCAGCTCGTCTGGGCGCACGTAGCGGGAGAACTGCTCGTTGTCGTAGACCCACACCTCGCCGATCGCGACGGCATGCGCGTAATCGTCGAACACCCGGCGGATCTGGCGGTGGATCTCATGCACGCCGTCGTTGTTGAACCGAGGGTCGTCGTCCATATTGGCCAGCACCATCTCGGCCTTGGCCAATCTCATGTCCGGCAGCCCCGGCGGTTTGGCCATGCCGTGAGCGACGTCGATGCGAAACCCGTCCACGCCCCGGTCCAGCCAGAACCGCAGCGTCTTCTCGAGGTCCTCGAACACCTCGGGGTTGTCCCAGTTGAGGTCGGGCTGTTCGGCGTCGAACAGGTGCAGGTACCACTGACCCGGTTCGCCGTCGGGCTCGACGACGCGGGTCCACGCCGGGCCGCCGAAGATCGACAGCCAGTTGTTCGGCGGGCGACCGCCGTCGGGGCCGGTGCCGTCGCGGAAGATGTAGCGGTCCCGTTCGTCGCTGCCGGGGCCGGCGCGCAACGCCGCCTGGAACCACGGATGGTGCGAGCTGGTGTGGTTGGGCACCAAGTCCATGGTGATCTTGATGCCGCGCCCGTGCGCGGCCTCGATCAGCCGATCCAGCGCGCCGAGCCCGCCGAACAGCGCATCCACGTCGCGCGCGTCGGCCACGTCGTAGCCGTGATCGACCATCGGCGACACCATCACCGGGTTCAGCCAGATCG comes from Mycolicibacterium pulveris and encodes:
- a CDS encoding acyl-CoA thioesterase, with translation MYQHINHATMVTILEEARIPFLREPFGPEIETIGLLIAEVNIAYKAQLRLADSPLQVTMWSKRVRAVDFTIGYEVRSVNAPADSKPAVIADTQLAAVHINEQRLQRLSPAQREYLRRWSR
- a CDS encoding glycoside hydrolase family 13 protein; the protein is MPAPWWSRAVFYQVYPRSFRDSDGDGVGDLDGVTSRLDYLQQLGVDAIWLNPVMVSPMVDHGYDVADARDVDALFGGLGALDRLIEAAHGRGIKITMDLVPNHTSSHHPWFQAALRAGPGSDERDRYIFRDGTGPDGGRPPNNWLSIFGGPAWTRVVEPDGEPGQWYLHLFDAEQPDLNWDNPEVFEDLEKTLRFWLDRGVDGFRIDVAHGMAKPPGLPDMRLAKAEMVLANMDDDPRFNNDGVHEIHRQIRRVFDDYAHAVAIGEVWVYDNEQFSRYVRPDELHLGFNFRLLRTRFDAGGIREAIENSMAAADLVDATATWTLSNHDVDRTPTRYGGGHLGLSRALAMTLVMLALPGAVFVYNGEELGLPNVDLPDEALRDPIWERSGRTLRGRDACRVPMPWEGDAPPFGFSANPQTWLPIPPEWAALTAEKQRDDPDSTLSFYRRAIDMRRSRPQFGGRSVQWLASPDDCLAFRRDGGLKCVLNASRVAIPLPDGELLLASAPLVDGDLPPDAAAWLV